From a single Sphingobium lignivorans genomic region:
- the xrtV gene encoding exosortase V, with protein sequence MATDASLVKQKSFFQSMFDWLTANPILAAGILSVIIPTLALVANESWSTEQGAHGPIVLATGLWLLLREWQKARPLFRPAPAWTVAVVFVPLLLLYFVSRVSHIVETEGYLMYGLVVATLFSFVGWAAIKQMWFPLIYLLFVLPPPDTLVAMVTNPLKIFLSEGAVSLLYHLGYPTASAGVTIQVGQYQLLVAEACAGLNSLISLSAIALFYVYLRHHANVRYALLMFLAIVPVAVFANFVRILLLVLLTYHGGEAAAQGFLHDFAGMTMFMTALITIFAIDHLLGLLWPGLKNPKDATPPPAEQPATGTA encoded by the coding sequence ATGGCGACCGACGCATCCCTCGTAAAGCAGAAGAGCTTTTTCCAGTCGATGTTCGACTGGCTGACCGCGAACCCGATCCTCGCGGCCGGCATATTGTCGGTCATCATCCCGACCCTGGCGCTCGTGGCGAACGAGAGCTGGTCGACCGAACAGGGCGCCCATGGGCCGATCGTGCTGGCGACTGGCCTCTGGCTGCTGCTGCGCGAGTGGCAGAAGGCGCGCCCGCTGTTCAGGCCGGCGCCGGCGTGGACCGTCGCGGTCGTCTTCGTGCCTTTGCTGCTGCTCTATTTCGTGTCGCGCGTCAGCCACATCGTGGAGACGGAGGGCTATCTCATGTATGGCCTCGTCGTCGCGACCCTGTTCAGCTTCGTGGGCTGGGCGGCGATCAAGCAGATGTGGTTTCCGCTGATCTACCTGCTCTTCGTGCTCCCGCCGCCCGACACGCTGGTGGCGATGGTGACCAATCCGCTCAAGATTTTTCTCTCGGAAGGCGCGGTGTCGCTGCTTTACCATCTGGGCTATCCGACGGCGTCTGCCGGTGTGACCATCCAGGTGGGGCAGTACCAATTGCTCGTGGCCGAGGCATGCGCTGGCCTCAACTCGCTGATTTCCCTGTCCGCGATCGCGCTCTTCTATGTCTATCTGCGGCATCACGCGAATGTCCGCTATGCGCTGCTCATGTTTCTCGCGATCGTTCCGGTCGCGGTGTTCGCCAATTTCGTGCGCATCCTGCTGCTGGTGCTGCTGACCTATCATGGCGGCGAAGCGGCGGCGCAGGGCTTCCTGCATGATTTTGCCGGCATGACCATGTTCATGACCGCGCTCATCACCATCTTCGCGATCGACCATCTGCTCGGGCTGCTCTGGCCCGGGCTCAAGAATCCGAAGGACGCGACGCCCCCGCCGGCCGAGCAACCCGCCACAGGCACTGCCTGA
- a CDS encoding CmcJ/NvfI family oxidoreductase gives MEQTDRGTACINYAARTGERPRYHANDHGRDTVVVAPRLMPLVDGRAQALALDDQGFIIVPHVLDLDPAEEAQRPAYAAQVEALLGRVTGADDVVVTGKPILRFSERSGRAGSSDNSYPARFAHVDVSQATGADFSRRSQPRPGAYSRAAHYNVWRVLSPAPQDVPLALCDAGSLRGRELIEADAIFDSPAGDWSFEGYVVAHDPAHRWHWFPDMTRDEAIVFKTHDSAPDVAGCVPHVAFDDPGCPDDAQPRVSVEIRAIAYWW, from the coding sequence ATGGAGCAGACGGATCGTGGCACCGCCTGCATCAATTATGCCGCGCGCACCGGCGAGCGGCCCCGTTACCATGCCAATGATCATGGACGGGACACGGTGGTGGTTGCGCCGCGTCTCATGCCGCTGGTCGATGGTCGCGCGCAGGCGCTGGCCTTGGACGATCAGGGCTTCATCATCGTGCCGCATGTCCTGGATCTCGATCCGGCGGAGGAGGCACAGCGCCCTGCTTATGCGGCGCAGGTCGAGGCCCTGCTGGGTCGCGTCACCGGCGCCGATGACGTCGTGGTGACCGGCAAGCCGATCCTGCGTTTCTCCGAGCGCTCCGGCCGGGCGGGTTCGAGCGACAACAGCTATCCCGCGCGCTTCGCGCATGTCGATGTCAGCCAGGCCACCGGCGCGGATTTCTCCCGCCGCTCGCAGCCCCGGCCCGGCGCCTATTCCCGCGCGGCGCACTACAATGTCTGGCGCGTGCTCTCGCCGGCGCCGCAGGACGTGCCGCTCGCGCTCTGCGATGCGGGAAGCCTGCGGGGCCGGGAACTCATCGAGGCGGACGCGATCTTCGACAGTCCCGCCGGGGACTGGAGCTTCGAGGGCTATGTCGTTGCCCATGATCCCGCGCATCGCTGGCACTGGTTCCCGGACATGACGCGCGACGAGGCGATCGTCTTCAAGACCCATGACAGCGCGCCGGATGTCGCCGGATGCGTGCCGCATGTGGCCTTCGACGATCCGGGATGTCCCGATGATGCACAGCCCCGGGTCAGCGTCGAAATTCGGGCTATCGCTTACTGGTGGTGA
- a CDS encoding MFS transporter yields MPDSRQDFARRRALRSIVGGSLGNFVEWYDWYVYSAFSVYFASRFFPAGDQTAQLLSTAAIFAVGFLVRPIGAWLMGTYADRHGRKAGLALSVSLMGGGSLLIGLMPTADTIGLAAPALLLLARLLQGLSVGGEYGASATYLAEMAGPRRRGLVSSWQYVTLIGGQLAALAVQLSLQAMLSETAMEQWGWRVPFVIGAMLALGVFYLRRRIDETADFAAARASGRRSGGFALVREHPREALLVIALTAGGTLAFYAYTTYMQKYLVNSAGFTRPQATIIMASALGVFMLMQPLFGALSDRIGRRPLLIGFGVAGTLLTVPLFTAIGQATSAAGAFGLVLAGLLVVSGYTSINAIVKAELFPPHIRALGVALPYAIANALFGGTAEYMALWLVQVGHEALFFYYVSGMCALSLIAYWRMRETAVHGAMGRG; encoded by the coding sequence TTGCCGGACAGCAGACAGGACTTCGCCCGGCGCAGGGCGCTGCGCTCGATCGTCGGCGGCTCGCTCGGCAATTTCGTCGAATGGTATGACTGGTACGTCTATTCCGCCTTCTCCGTCTATTTCGCGAGCCGCTTCTTCCCGGCCGGTGACCAGACCGCGCAACTGCTGAGCACCGCCGCGATCTTCGCGGTCGGTTTCCTCGTCCGCCCGATCGGCGCCTGGCTGATGGGCACTTATGCCGACCGGCATGGCCGCAAGGCCGGCCTCGCGCTCTCGGTGAGCCTGATGGGCGGGGGATCGCTGCTCATCGGCCTCATGCCGACGGCCGACACCATCGGCCTTGCCGCGCCGGCGCTGCTGCTGCTCGCCCGGCTGCTGCAGGGGCTGAGCGTGGGCGGCGAATATGGCGCCAGCGCGACCTATCTCGCGGAAATGGCCGGCCCCAGGCGGCGTGGCCTCGTCTCGAGCTGGCAATATGTCACGCTGATCGGCGGGCAGCTCGCGGCGCTGGCCGTGCAGCTCAGTCTCCAGGCCATGCTCAGCGAGACAGCGATGGAGCAATGGGGCTGGCGCGTACCGTTCGTCATCGGCGCGATGCTGGCGCTCGGCGTCTTCTACCTGCGGCGCCGGATCGACGAGACCGCCGATTTCGCAGCGGCGCGAGCGAGCGGTCGCCGCTCCGGCGGCTTCGCGCTGGTGCGGGAGCATCCGCGCGAGGCGCTGCTGGTGATCGCGCTCACCGCGGGCGGCACGCTCGCCTTCTATGCCTACACCACCTACATGCAGAAATATCTGGTCAACTCGGCCGGCTTCACCCGTCCGCAGGCGACAATCATCATGGCATCGGCGCTCGGGGTGTTCATGCTGATGCAGCCCCTCTTCGGCGCCTTGTCCGATCGCATCGGGCGGCGGCCGCTGCTGATCGGCTTCGGGGTGGCCGGCACCTTGCTCACGGTGCCCCTGTTCACCGCCATCGGCCAGGCGACGAGCGCGGCGGGCGCCTTCGGGCTGGTGCTGGCCGGGCTGCTCGTCGTCTCGGGCTATACGTCCATCAACGCGATCGTGAAGGCGGAGCTCTTCCCGCCGCACATCCGCGCGCTCGGCGTGGCGCTGCCCTATGCCATCGCCAATGCCCTGTTCGGCGGCACGGCGGAATATATGGCGCTGTGGCTCGTGCAGGTCGGCCACGAGGCGCTGTTCTTCTATTATGTGAGCGGCATGTGCGCGCTCTCGCTCATCGCCTACTGGCGCATGCGCGAAACCGCCGTGCATGGCGCGATGGGCCGGGGCTGA
- a CDS encoding acyl-CoA thioesterase has product MNQPMPDVAWLTQALIRLLDVTPGEEKDHFTGARKPGGVGRVFGGQVVGQALMAAARTVPEDRPAHSLHCYFMRPGSEDHEIDFAVEADMEGRAFSNRRVVARQQGKPIFNMIASFHRRERGPEHQSAMPQVPPPEDLRSLRELLATYDIPAGPALRAIATQPSPIEFRPVGPIQSGQLDEMRAPHAECWMRIGTGGPLGVGQPLQRALLAFMSDLFLLGTAYRPHGLQIAGPGVISASIDHSLWLHNDVECGDWLLYATDSPFAGDGRGFARGHFFARDGRLLASVAQEGLMRLREPG; this is encoded by the coding sequence ATGAACCAACCGATGCCCGATGTTGCCTGGCTGACGCAGGCCCTCATTCGCTTGCTGGATGTCACGCCCGGCGAGGAGAAGGATCATTTCACGGGCGCGCGCAAGCCGGGCGGCGTGGGGCGCGTGTTCGGCGGGCAGGTCGTCGGGCAGGCGCTCATGGCTGCCGCGCGCACCGTGCCGGAGGACCGGCCGGCCCATTCGCTCCATTGCTATTTCATGCGGCCGGGCAGCGAGGATCACGAGATCGACTTCGCGGTCGAGGCGGACATGGAGGGGCGGGCCTTCTCCAATCGCCGCGTGGTCGCGCGCCAGCAGGGCAAGCCGATCTTCAACATGATCGCGTCCTTCCATCGCCGGGAGCGGGGGCCGGAGCACCAGAGTGCCATGCCTCAGGTGCCACCGCCCGAGGATCTGCGTAGCTTGCGCGAATTGCTGGCGACTTACGATATTCCGGCTGGCCCGGCCCTTCGTGCCATCGCGACCCAGCCCAGCCCCATCGAGTTCCGTCCCGTGGGGCCCATCCAGTCCGGCCAGCTCGACGAGATGCGTGCGCCCCACGCGGAATGCTGGATGCGCATCGGCACGGGCGGACCGCTCGGCGTCGGCCAGCCGCTGCAGCGCGCTCTGCTCGCCTTCATGAGCGATCTGTTCCTGCTCGGCACGGCCTATCGGCCTCATGGCCTCCAGATCGCCGGTCCCGGCGTCATCAGCGCGAGCATCGATCACAGCCTGTGGCTGCACAATGACGTGGAGTGCGGGGACTGGCTGCTCTACGCAACCGACAGTCCCTTCGCGGGCGATGGCCGGGGCTTTGCGCGCGGGCATTTCTTCGCGCGGGACGGGCGCCTGCTGGCGAGTGTCGCGCAGGAAGGGCTGATGCGGTTGCGCGAGCCGGGCTGA
- a CDS encoding DUF952 domain-containing protein, whose amino-acid sequence MTDFFAFKLLPPEEWTRWRESGTFEGSPVDIADGYIHLSTRDQVRETAAKWFAQVDPTILAMVDLQPLGDVVKWEVSRGGALFPHVYGTIPLGAVAGHSKLRLGPDGKHVFPAGFD is encoded by the coding sequence ATGACAGATTTCTTCGCTTTCAAGCTGCTGCCGCCCGAGGAATGGACCCGGTGGCGCGAATCAGGCACGTTCGAGGGATCGCCCGTCGACATCGCCGATGGCTATATCCACCTCTCCACGCGGGATCAGGTGCGCGAGACGGCGGCCAAATGGTTCGCGCAAGTGGACCCCACCATCCTCGCCATGGTCGACCTGCAACCGCTCGGCGATGTCGTGAAGTGGGAAGTCTCGCGCGGCGGCGCGCTGTTCCCCCATGTTTATGGCACCATTCCCCTTGGCGCCGTTGCCGGGCACAGCAAGTTGCGCCTAGGGCCCGACGGAAAGCACGTCTTCCCGGCAGGATTCGACTGA
- the trmFO gene encoding methylenetetrahydrofolate--tRNA-(uracil(54)-C(5))-methyltransferase (FADH(2)-oxidizing) TrmFO — protein MTHQVHIIGGGLAGSEAAWQLAQAGVRVRLSEMRGAGDMTPAHQTDALAEMVCSNSFRSDDADSNAVGLLHQEMRALGSLVMAKADAAKVPAGSALAVDRDRFAQGVTQAIMDHPLIELVRERVDGLPAEGLTIVATGPLTAPSLADAIAGATGRDQLAFFDAIAPIVHAESIDMSIAWKASRWDKGSPDGDGKDYINCPMDKAQYDAFVAGLLAGPKTEFRQWEKDTPYFEGCMPIEVMAERGPETLRHGPMKPVGLDNPRTGRWPHAVVQLRQDNALGTLWNMVGFQTKLKYEAQVELFRTIPGLENAQFARLGGLHRNTFIRSPELLDGQLRLRAAPHIRFAGQITGCEGYVESAAVGLLAGLMTAAQIGGETLAAPPAETALGALLGHITGGADAGSYQPMNVNFGLFPPLADDIRKKDRKRGYTDRAREALAAWQTQALRNRVAVSA, from the coding sequence ATGACGCATCAGGTTCACATCATCGGCGGCGGCCTCGCGGGCAGCGAAGCGGCATGGCAGCTCGCGCAGGCGGGCGTGCGGGTCCGCCTTTCCGAAATGCGCGGCGCGGGCGACATGACGCCCGCCCACCAGACCGACGCACTGGCCGAGATGGTCTGCTCCAACAGCTTCCGCTCGGACGATGCCGACAGCAATGCCGTGGGGCTGCTCCATCAGGAGATGCGCGCGCTCGGATCGCTGGTAATGGCGAAGGCCGACGCGGCGAAAGTGCCGGCCGGCTCCGCGCTGGCGGTGGACCGGGACCGGTTCGCGCAGGGCGTGACGCAGGCGATCATGGATCATCCGCTGATCGAGCTGGTGCGCGAGCGCGTGGACGGCCTGCCGGCGGAAGGGCTTACCATCGTCGCGACCGGCCCCCTCACCGCCCCCTCGCTGGCCGACGCGATCGCCGGGGCCACCGGCCGCGACCAGCTCGCCTTCTTCGACGCTATCGCGCCGATCGTCCATGCCGAGAGCATCGATATGTCCATCGCGTGGAAGGCCAGCCGCTGGGACAAGGGCTCTCCCGATGGGGACGGCAAGGATTACATCAATTGCCCGATGGACAAGGCGCAATATGACGCGTTCGTCGCGGGGCTGCTGGCGGGACCGAAGACCGAATTCCGCCAGTGGGAAAAGGATACGCCCTATTTCGAGGGCTGCATGCCCATCGAGGTGATGGCCGAGCGCGGGCCGGAGACGCTGCGCCACGGCCCGATGAAGCCCGTGGGCCTCGACAATCCGCGCACCGGGCGCTGGCCCCATGCCGTCGTCCAGCTCCGGCAGGACAACGCGCTCGGCACGCTGTGGAACATGGTCGGCTTCCAGACCAAGCTCAAATATGAAGCGCAGGTGGAGTTGTTCCGGACCATTCCCGGCCTCGAGAATGCGCAGTTCGCGCGGCTGGGCGGGCTGCACCGCAATACCTTCATCCGCAGCCCCGAGCTGCTCGACGGCCAGCTGCGCCTGCGCGCCGCGCCGCACATCCGCTTCGCCGGGCAGATCACCGGCTGCGAGGGCTATGTCGAGAGCGCGGCCGTAGGGCTGCTCGCAGGCCTCATGACCGCCGCGCAGATCGGCGGCGAAACGCTGGCCGCGCCGCCCGCCGAAACCGCGCTCGGCGCGCTGCTCGGCCACATCACCGGCGGCGCCGACGCAGGCAGCTATCAGCCGATGAACGTCAATTTCGGGCTGTTCCCACCCCTCGCGGACGATATCCGCAAGAAGGACCGCAAGCGCGGCTACACCGACCGTGCCCGCGAGGCACTGGCGGCGTGGCAGACGCAGGCGCTACGCAACAGGGTGGCGGTGAGCGCCTGA
- a CDS encoding EF-hand domain-containing protein — protein MGRILAGSIATLLMVAAGLFWWQGEADRTARPLIAQGGARAQGPALPGEGDPAAIGEPPPGVPEATPRTREEKRFDRYDRNRDGIISRAEMMGSRAAAFRKLDKDGNNLLSFEEWAVRTSDRFAGADANGDSKLTRAEFATTAPKPAKKSTRPAQTCACDEEE, from the coding sequence ATGGGACGCATTCTGGCGGGATCGATCGCGACATTGCTGATGGTCGCGGCAGGCCTGTTCTGGTGGCAGGGCGAGGCGGATCGCACCGCGCGCCCGCTGATCGCGCAAGGCGGCGCGCGGGCGCAGGGACCGGCTCTGCCCGGCGAGGGTGATCCGGCGGCGATAGGCGAGCCGCCCCCCGGCGTGCCGGAAGCGACGCCCCGCACGCGCGAGGAAAAGCGCTTCGACCGTTACGACCGCAATCGCGACGGCATCATCAGTCGCGCCGAGATGATGGGCAGTCGCGCCGCCGCTTTCCGCAAGCTGGACAAGGACGGGAACAATCTCCTCTCCTTCGAGGAATGGGCCGTGCGCACGTCCGATCGCTTCGCGGGTGCCGATGCCAATGGCGACAGCAAGCTCACCCGCGCCGAATTCGCCACGACCGCGCCCAAACCCGCGAAGAAATCCACCCGCCCGGCACAGACCTGCGCCTGCGACGAGGAGGAATAG
- a CDS encoding TadE/TadG family type IV pilus assembly protein: MTRLGRDVSGNTIALAAAAMIPLAGLIGGGVDMSRLYLTKTRLQQACDAGALAGRKAMGPGSWTTDGTTSSQARANELFAVNFKEGAYGTGALSKDFTEDSGTVSGTASVAVPMTIMRIFGMTARTLTVNCTAKMEIPNTDVMFVLDVTGSMNCVAGDAGCSNNGNVPAAGAKILGLKSAVKCFYEALLKVNTPEVCGSDPTGTSYTQTAQIRIGFVPYSIAVNVGKLLPNTYLADQWDYQSRVANVETVYAWTLGTESGKSAWSSWSPTSMPSSFNTASGFSGWSTSSSNVTINGNTYARQRSDRTSSNCTGLNTLSGSSSTLVARTDVAGNTSSGLSDTSNNPPVHPANSQTLTYTDTEPHTVTGYRYRWKSVNGTNSCWLERGSGSYDKTRTQTSTRPINWTTYENTFQNWTYRQVTHDVSGLKAGEASWNNSVALPLATTNGPTVKLSGSSSNTTLAYVANTNVAWNGCIEERQTVKNSDGDPSDEWSPIPTAAYDMNIDLVPSAGVAGSHWGPLLPNAVWGRYWSGNTTSDVTTTSNLNRNYYTYCGTEAKKLQTWYTPASFVSYVDSLHAEGNTYHDIGMIWGARFISPTGIFASDNAATSTGGAIQRHIIFMTDGDTMSYNDDYNAYGISWWDRRQTTYAPSNYSGTNSHTARIVNAHLAGLCTAIKNKNITLWVISYGGGINEETEARLQACATNGKYFSASDTPALIAQFKQIASEIAQLRLTS; this comes from the coding sequence ATGACGCGGCTCGGCCGCGACGTCAGCGGCAATACCATCGCGCTTGCTGCTGCCGCCATGATCCCGCTCGCAGGGCTGATCGGCGGCGGCGTCGACATGAGTCGTCTTTATCTGACCAAGACGCGTCTGCAACAGGCTTGTGACGCGGGCGCGCTGGCCGGGCGCAAGGCGATGGGCCCGGGAAGCTGGACGACCGACGGCACGACAAGCTCCCAGGCCAGAGCCAACGAGCTGTTCGCCGTGAACTTCAAGGAAGGCGCCTACGGCACGGGCGCGCTCAGCAAGGACTTCACCGAAGACAGCGGCACGGTGAGCGGGACGGCGAGCGTCGCCGTGCCCATGACGATCATGCGCATCTTCGGCATGACGGCCCGCACACTGACCGTGAACTGCACCGCGAAGATGGAAATTCCCAACACCGACGTCATGTTCGTGCTGGACGTCACCGGATCCATGAACTGCGTCGCGGGCGACGCCGGCTGTTCGAACAATGGCAATGTGCCCGCCGCCGGAGCCAAGATCCTGGGCCTCAAGAGCGCCGTGAAGTGCTTCTATGAAGCCCTGCTCAAGGTGAACACGCCGGAAGTCTGCGGCAGCGACCCGACCGGAACATCCTACACCCAGACCGCGCAGATCCGCATCGGCTTCGTGCCCTATTCCATCGCCGTGAACGTCGGCAAGCTGCTGCCGAACACCTATCTGGCGGACCAGTGGGACTATCAGTCTCGCGTCGCCAACGTAGAAACCGTCTATGCCTGGACGCTCGGCACCGAGAGCGGGAAATCCGCCTGGAGCAGCTGGTCGCCCACCAGCATGCCGAGCAGCTTCAATACCGCCAGCGGCTTTTCGGGCTGGTCTACGTCCAGTTCCAACGTGACGATCAACGGCAACACTTATGCGCGCCAGCGCTCCGACCGCACATCTTCCAACTGCACCGGCCTGAACACGCTGAGCGGCTCCAGCAGCACGCTGGTGGCGCGCACCGATGTTGCCGGCAACACAAGCTCCGGCCTGAGCGACACCAGCAACAATCCGCCCGTCCATCCCGCGAACAGCCAGACCCTGACCTATACCGACACCGAGCCCCACACGGTGACCGGCTATCGCTATCGATGGAAAAGCGTCAACGGCACCAACAGCTGCTGGCTGGAGCGGGGCAGCGGCAGCTACGACAAGACGCGCACCCAGACCTCGACCCGGCCGATCAACTGGACGACCTATGAAAACACGTTCCAGAACTGGACCTACCGGCAGGTCACGCATGACGTCTCCGGCCTAAAAGCCGGCGAAGCGAGCTGGAACAATTCGGTCGCCCTGCCGCTGGCGACGACCAACGGCCCCACCGTGAAGCTCTCCGGCTCCAGCTCGAACACGACTCTCGCCTACGTCGCCAACACCAATGTCGCCTGGAATGGCTGCATCGAGGAGCGCCAGACGGTCAAGAACTCCGACGGGGACCCCAGCGACGAATGGAGCCCGATTCCGACGGCGGCCTATGACATGAACATCGATCTGGTGCCCAGCGCGGGCGTCGCGGGAAGCCACTGGGGGCCATTGCTGCCCAATGCCGTGTGGGGACGCTACTGGTCCGGCAACACCACCAGCGACGTGACCACCACCAGCAACCTCAACCGCAACTATTACACCTATTGCGGCACGGAAGCGAAGAAGCTGCAGACCTGGTACACCCCCGCCTCCTTCGTCTCCTATGTCGATTCGCTGCACGCGGAAGGAAACACCTATCACGACATCGGCATGATCTGGGGTGCCCGGTTCATTTCCCCGACCGGCATCTTCGCCAGCGACAACGCCGCGACATCGACCGGCGGCGCCATCCAGCGCCACATCATCTTCATGACCGATGGCGACACGATGTCCTACAATGACGACTATAACGCCTACGGCATCAGCTGGTGGGACCGGCGGCAGACCACTTACGCGCCCTCCAACTACAGCGGCACGAACAGCCACACCGCGCGGATCGTGAACGCACATCTCGCCGGCCTGTGCACGGCGATCAAGAACAAGAACATCACGCTCTGGGTGATCTCCTATGGCGGCGGGATCAACGAGGAAACGGAAGCGCGCTTGCAGGCCTGCGCGACCAACGGCAAATATTTCAGCGCGAGCGACACCCCTGCCCTCATCGCGCAGTTCAAGCAGATCGCGTCCGAAATCGCGCAACTGAGGCTCACAAGCTGA